In Haliscomenobacter hydrossis DSM 1100, the DNA window AAATCCAAGATACCAGAAGAAATTATTCTGGCCATCTTTGCCCATTACCCCAAACATGATCCCGAACGGGTAGCCAGAATCATTCTGTATCGCTTAAAAGAAGTATGCAAAGACGAGGTTTCACTAAGAAAATTCATCACCCAGTTGACACTCTTGTCTCAATTGCGTAAATTGGACGAGGAAGTCAAAAAAATTGCCAATAGTATGCCCATTACCATAGACCTACGAGAAAATGCCATGGTCAAAGACCTGATCGCCGAAGTGCAAGCTGAGTGGGAGTTGGAGCATGACGAGAAATTGAAGGCCATTGAACATGTTGCGGAAAGCGAAAAAGCAGAACGCCTGCATGCAGAACAAGAAGCCGAAGAAGAGCGCCAAAGAGTCAATAGCATGATCCTCTCGCTCTACCAGGAATTTCAAATGCCAATGGAACAAATCGCCAGAATGGCCAATAAAGACCTCGGGTATATTGAAGACCTGATCGCACAAGAAGAAAAAAGTAAAAATGAGGGCTGATTAAACAAATTGCCAATAGTATGCCCATTACGATAGACCTGCGAGAAAATGCCCTAGTCAAAGACCTGATCGCCGAAGTGCAAGCCGAAACGGAAGTATATCGCCAACTAGCAAAAGAACAGCGTCGGCAGATCGAAGAGCAACGCCAACAAGCAGAAGAGCAGCGCCAACAAGCGGAAGAACAACGCCAGCACACTCGCGCTGCCATCCTCAATCTCTACCAAACTCTGCACCTGGAACCCACCCTGATCGCAACTATTTTTGAGATCAGCGAACAAGAGGTTTTGGGTATTTTGGAGGCTGCTGAATAGACTTATTGCGACGAGAGCGATCTCGTGCAAGGTATAAATAGAGAAGTGGCGCGAAAAATTCGTCATTCCAAAACACGAATTAAACCTTGCTTTTGAGGCTTCGCCTCCCTTTACCAAAAGCGGCAGGATGGTAAAACGGATGAAACGGACCAAACGGATTGGAACGGACTTTGGCTCGCCTTCGGCTCATCCATATCCGCCGCAGGCGGAAAAAAATCCGTTCCCATCCGTTTCATCCGTTTCATCCGTTTTTCCATCCTGTCGCTTTGGTGGCTTATAATCCGCTAAAACCCCAAACCCAACGCACCCCATTCGTCATTCGTCATTCGAAAAATTCGTCATTTCAAAACACGAATCAGACCTTGCTTTTGAGGCTTCGCCTCCCTTTACCAAAAGCGACAGGAACGTAAAACGGATAAAACGGACTAAACGGATTGGAACGGACTTTGGCTCGCCTTCGGCTCAGCCTTATCCGCCGCAGGCGGAAAAAAATCCGTTCTCATCCGTTCCATCCGTTCCATCCGTTTTTCCATCCTGTCGCTTTGGTGGCTTATAATCCGCTAAAATCCCAAACCCAAGGCACCCCATTCGTCATTCGTCACTCGAAAAATTCGTCATTCCCAAACCATTCCTCTTTCCATTCTGCCAAAAAAAGCTTAATATAGTAGCGAAATTTAAACGATGCCAGCAAAAGACCTTGTTCACGATTTAGTAAGAACCGCACTCGAAAAGGATGGTTGGCTAATTACGCATGACCCCTATTTCATGCCTGTGGGTAAGGAACGTAGTTTCATCGATTTAGGTGCAGAGAAAATTCTTGCGGCAACCAAAGAAAATCAGAAAATTGCGGTTGAAATAAAATCCTTCGCAGGAGAGTCTGACTTGGTCGCTTTTAGAGATGCGCTCGGACAATACCTATTTTACCGGGCAATCCTCAAAGATTTTGAGCAAGATCGAATACTATACCTGGCAGTTGGCAATGCTATTTTTTCTGATTTTTTTCTAGAAGTCCCCATCAAAAAAGTATGGGAACTTTATCAAGTGAATGTGCTGGTATTTGATGAAACCAAACAAACAATCATCAAATGGATACAATAAATCAACATAAAACCATCGTACTGGACTATCTAGAGGAAGTAGCTAACCTAACCCCGTCTGGACTGACTGAGACAATCGTCGATGAGCAACACAACCAATACTTGCTGTACAGCAACTATTGGGAAGAAAATCAACGGCGCTACGGTTGCTTTCTGCACATTCAGATCAAGCCCGACGGTAAGGTATGGATTCAACACGATGGCACTGATCTTTCAGTAGCCCAGCAACTGGTAGAGCGGGGTATTCCCAAAAACCAAATTGTCCTGGGCTTCCGCGCTCCTTTTTATCGGCAGATGAGTGATTTTGCAGTGGCGTGATGAATAAACCCCAGACCCAGCGAACCCCATTCGTCATTCGTCACTCGAAAAATTCGTCATTCCAAAACACGAATTAAACCTTGCTTTTGAGGCTTCGCCTCCTTTTGTTAAAAGCGACAGGATGGAAAAACGGATAAAACGGACTAAACGGATTGGAACGGACTTTGGCTCGCCTTGGGCTCATCCATATCCGCCGCAGGCGGAAAAAAATCCGTTCTCATCCGTTCCATCCGTTCCATCCGTTTTTCCATCCTGTCGCTTTGGTGGCTTATAATCCGCTAAAATCCCAAACCCAAGGCACCCCATTCGTCATTCGTCACTCGAAAAATTCGTCATTCCCCTTGCCTCACTGCTCACAAAAGCTTAATATAGTAGCCAAATCCAAGTCATGACCACCAAAATCAGTGTCTCTTTATCCGCTATCGACGATGACTTTCTGCGCCAGCTGAAAGACAAATACAGCGGCCATACCCGCTTGGACATTCAGGTAGTAGAACTGGACGAAGAGCCCACCTTGACTGAGACCGATTTTTGGAACATTATCGATGCCCTGGATTGGGACGCCCCCAACACTGATGCAATACTAGAGCCTGCTATCCAGGCATTGAGCCAACAGCCACTCAGCCACATTTACCAGTTTGAGGACATGTTGGCCGAAAAACTGTTTCAACTCGATACTGCAGCACACGCCAATGTGGCTTATCCAGAACCCCAACGCATATCCGAAGATGGCTTCCTGTATGTACGCGCAGCTGTACTCGCCTCTGGACAGGAATACTATACAGAGGTTTTGAACAATCCAGCCCTTCTTGACGCTGACGACGATTTCGAACCCATCCTCTCTCTGGCCGCTTTAGCCTACGAACGCAAAACCGGAAAGGATTTCGATTACATCGCCCCCGTCGATTATGAGACGTATGCAAATGAGGCGGGCTGGGAATGAAAAAACGGGGCGCAAATCACAACAACTCGCATAAAAATGATGCAGATCATCACCTTTACGAGTTTTATGACCAGCAAGAGAAAGAGACGTTTAAATACGGCATCAGTTGTGAACCTATTGGAGAAGATGGTTTGAGCAAACGGATGCGTCGTCAGTTGGATATTTTTAACCTCGCCGCTGGATGGGTGCGCTACATTGTTCACATTTTATTGACTGGAATTCCTGGCCGTAAAACTGCTGAGGAAATTGAAGATGAACACATGGCCGCTTTTGAAGAAAAATACGGCAGATTGCCCCGAGGCAACAAAAGCAAGAACCGCAAAAGCCGCTAAAACCCCAAACCCAACGCACCCCATTCGTCATTCATCACTTGAAAAATTCGTCATTCCCAACACGAATCAGACCTTGCTTTTGAGGCTTCGCCTCCCTTTACCAAAAGCGGCAGGATGGTAAAACGGATGAAACGGACCAAACGGATGAGAACGGACTTTGGCTCGCCTTCGGCTCAGCCTTATCCGCCGCAGGCGGCAAAAATCCGTTCCATCCGTTCCATCCGTTCCATCCGTTTTTCCATCCTGTCGCTTTGGTGGCTTATAATCCGCTAAAATCCCAAACCCAACGCACCCCATTCGTCATTCGTCACTCGAAAAATTCGTCATTTCAAAACACGAATCAGACCTTGCTTTTGAGGCTTCGCCTCCTTTTGTTAAAAGCGACAGGATTGAAAAACGGATAAAACGGACTAAACGGATTGGAACGGACTTTGGCTCGCCTTGGGCTCAGCCTTATCCGCCGCAGGCGGCAAAAATCCGTTCCATCCGTTCCATCCGTTCCATCCGTTTTTCCATCCTGTCGCTTTGGTGGCTTATAATCCGCTAAAACCCCAAACCCAAGGCACCCCATTCGTCATTCGTCACTCGAAAAATTCGTCATTTCAAAACACGAATCAGACCTTGCTTTTGAGGCTTCGCCTCCTTTTGTTAAAAGCGACAGGAATGTAAAACGGATAAAACGGACTAAACGGATTGGAACGGACTTTGGCTCGCCTTCGGCTCAGCCTTATCCGCCGCAGGCGGCAAAAATCCGTTCTCATCCGTTCCATCCGTTCCATCCGTTTTTCCATCCTGTCGCTTTGGTGGCTTATAATCCGCTAAAACCCCAAACCCAAGGCACCCCATTCGTCACTCATCACTCGAAAAATTCGTCATCCACCAACCCCTCGGCCACAAACAAACCCTGTACATCCTGCACCAGCCGCGCCCAATCAAAATCCGCTGCTTGTGCTACCCGCGCCAAATCCCGCAAACCCTGCAGATACCTCCGCGCCATCAGCCCCAAAACCTCCTGCTCGGTAGCCGGTTCCAGGGCGGCATAGGGCAACCGGAGTTGCAGGTAGGCCTCCCTGGTGCTGGGTTCAAAACTGATTTCCTCCTCGTGAATGACATCCTCGGGGGCCGTACCCAAAAACACCCCGGCAATGCCGGCTACCCCCGTACCATACGCGGCCAACTGCACAGTTGCATTCAGCAATTGCTCCAGCAACTGCACATTGTGGGTGTCAATTTTGTCACCAATGGGGTTGTCTTCCACAATACTGGAAACGACGAAAGCTGTGTACATGATCATCCAGGTTTATAAGTCCACTTTGTTGCCAGGAGGCCGGATCAGCGGCAGCTTGCGCCGGGTGTTTTCTGGCAATAAAGCATATTGATAAATTTTCAAGGTTTCCTGGCGCAAACAGTCCTGAATGGTGCCCCGGAATTGCACCCGATAACGCAAACCCAGCGTCGTCACCCAATTGCGGTAACGCCCTTTTTCGCCCTGGATGGTGATGCCGTATTTCCAGACTTCACCCGCCCGCAAAAAAATCAGCGTATCCGCCGCGCAATGGTAACAAGGGTAAAACCCACTGAATTTGGCCCGGAGCACATACTGCTCACAGCGCTCCAAACGTTGCAGACGTTGCTGCAGCTGTGCTTCACGCGAGGAGGACAATTTCAAACCCCCTCCGGCGTCCTGCTCCAGAAAATTGGTGTCCTTCCAGGTAGCCAGTATCGCCAAGATACAACTACACACCATGAAAAACAACAGCACCACGCGCGGGTTTTTTGGCTGTTGGGGAGCAGGGGCGCGCATAGGCCCGGTCTGGTACTTTTTGGCTACCTTATTCATAACGAAATTTTGACCACCTGAGGTGGAATCAGTGAATAACTCACCCTACGCAGACCTGTTCTTGGTCTTTATCCGGCGCAGGTAAAAGTGAGTATGACTACAGTACACTGCGATTTCAATTTAGCCGTAGTTTTTTCACCGCAGCGTAAAGGAGTACACGCGGAGTTCCGCGGAGTTTTTTAAGGGCACCTGCGGTGCACCGAGGCCACGGAGGTCGCTATTGCTGAAAGTTGGTCCCTTACCCTCAAGTCCCATTATTCTTGACTTGATCTTCAGCAAAATCTTCCTGGAGCCCGAACTCCTGCCACCGTAGGTGGCAAACTCCTTAAAACTAAAACTCCGCGGAACTCCGCGTGTACTCCTTTACGCTGCGGTGAAAAATGCGTAATGTGAGTGAATAAATGCTATTTTTCGGATCAGTTCCTATGCTGGGAACAAAGGTAAATAATTGGAATTAAATTCCAAAATTTTAGGACAAAATTATAATTATGCCGCTACCCACTGACCCAGACCCCCAGGTTTTCCTACGTGTAAAAGGTGCCCTCAAAACCATCGGCATGAGCCAAAGAGACCTGGCCAAACACCTCGGACTGGCCCCTGGCGTAGTGAGCCTGGCACTCAGCGGCGGCAATGAAAAAACCTTCCGCCGCATCATCGACATGCTGGAACAGGAACACCAGATCGATCCCCTCCAACTGTTTGGGGAAGGCGAACGGGGCGATCGGATTTTGGGGGAACTGCAGGAGATCAAAGCAGAACTGCATGCCCTGCGGGCAGAAATTAAAGCACTGGGACGGCGGTTCGAGGAGAAAAAGTAAAACCCTGGAACTGAACAGCAATACGAAGCGGATTGTGATTGGCGTTTATACAAAAAAATGCAATCGTTAGGGAATAATGTGGTATATTTGTAACTTATTTTATTGTATGCTTCCTAGCCGCCCGCGCGGTACAAATCCTGAAAAAACTTTGCGACCTTTCAGCGGCGAAGCCTTGTTTAATACCTTTAAATTTATGCTTTTGAATTCCTGGAGGTAGCGCAAATAGTCGTTCTGTTCGGGGCAAAATGCCAGATGCAACGCGATAATTCGTCATTCCCCTTGTCTGACGTAATCAAAGTAAAAAACCTTTCGAAACAGTATCGCCTGGGAGAGGTGGGTACGAGAACTCAAAAGCTGAAGCACCAACCTTGAACATCCCTACAACTGTACACCCCAACACCCGCAACGCCACCATTGATGGTTGGCGTGGACTCTCCATCATTCTGGTTCTGTTGGGACACACGGGTAGAGCGATTTCTCAAAACAATATCCTGGCCAGGTTTTCACTTGCCGACGAAGGGGTACACATCTTTTTCATCATCTCGGGCTACTTGATCACCCATTTGTTGCTTACGCGGATACATTCAGCGGCAAAAGAAGCGCAACCGATCAAAAAATTCTACCTCCGCAGGTTTTTAAGAATATTGCCCGCCTTTTATGCCTTTCATCTGATCTTGCTGCTGCTGCGCAAGGTAGAATTGCTGGATTTCAGCAACGAGTTGTTTCTAAAAAACATCCTTTTTTTGGCCAATTTCAATTTCTTAGGAGGTACATGGATACTGGGCCACATCTGGTCTTTGTCGGTCGAAGAACAGTTTTACCTCGTGTGGCCTTGGGCAGTGTATTATCTACCTATAGCGCGGATCAAATGGCTTTGTTTAGTAGTCATCGGCTTGAGTCCCCTGATTCGAGCACTCAATTACCTGTATCCAACTTATTCCGATTTTTGGGCGGGTGGCTTTTTTCAACACGCCGATAGCATTGCTTTTGGGGCCATGCTGAGTTTGTTGATCTACACCAAACAAGAAAGAATCCTGAACAGGTTGCGCAACCCCATGTTGCTGCTTGGCCTCGCAGGGCTATCTGCAGTCATTTGGGCCCTAAAATACATCCCCCACACGAGCATCATTACCATACCACTATACTATACCGTTTTTAGTCTTTTTTTCAGCGTGCTCATTTGGGTGAGTATGGCTGAAAAAACTACCGCAGTATTTATTTTTCAGGCTTTGAAAAATCCGGTGTTGGGGTTTATCGGAAAAATCTCTTTTTCGCTTTACCTCTGGCAGCAGCTTTTTCTATGGCCCATGGAATACCAAAGTGCAAGTTCGGGCTTACTGTTTCAACAGATTCCGTAC includes these proteins:
- a CDS encoding acyltransferase family protein, which produces MNIPTTVHPNTRNATIDGWRGLSIILVLLGHTGRAISQNNILARFSLADEGVHIFFIISGYLITHLLLTRIHSAAKEAQPIKKFYLRRFLRILPAFYAFHLILLLLRKVELLDFSNELFLKNILFLANFNFLGGTWILGHIWSLSVEEQFYLVWPWAVYYLPIARIKWLCLVVIGLSPLIRALNYLYPTYSDFWAGGFFQHADSIAFGAMLSLLIYTKQERILNRLRNPMLLLGLAGLSAVIWALKYIPHTSIITIPLYYTVFSLFFSVLIWVSMAEKTTAVFIFQALKNPVLGFIGKISFSLYLWQQLFLWPMEYQSASSGLLFQQIPYNIAFVGLAGVLSYFLIEKTFLRLKGSWQL
- a CDS encoding DUF4240 domain-containing protein; its protein translation is MTTKISVSLSAIDDDFLRQLKDKYSGHTRLDIQVVELDEEPTLTETDFWNIIDALDWDAPNTDAILEPAIQALSQQPLSHIYQFEDMLAEKLFQLDTAAHANVAYPEPQRISEDGFLYVRAAVLASGQEYYTEVLNNPALLDADDDFEPILSLAALAYERKTGKDFDYIAPVDYETYANEAGWE
- a CDS encoding XisI protein; this encodes MDTINQHKTIVLDYLEEVANLTPSGLTETIVDEQHNQYLLYSNYWEENQRRYGCFLHIQIKPDGKVWIQHDGTDLSVAQQLVERGIPKNQIVLGFRAPFYRQMSDFAVA
- a CDS encoding XisH family protein, producing MPAKDLVHDLVRTALEKDGWLITHDPYFMPVGKERSFIDLGAEKILAATKENQKIAVEIKSFAGESDLVAFRDALGQYLFYRAILKDFEQDRILYLAVGNAIFSDFFLEVPIKKVWELYQVNVLVFDETKQTIIKWIQ